The Paenibacillus beijingensis nucleotide sequence GGACGCCTCTCGATGCAAGGAGCTGCAAATCGCCTTCTAGGGATCCTTGCATGGGCAGCCAGTACGAGGACCTGTTCAACTGGAGCTGCTGTCCAAGCACCTTCAGCAAGTCTCCGTATGTTTCCGACGGAGGCGTCAAAGGGCGCGATTCCTCCACGCATTGACGTACGGACAGCACTTGAAACAGGATGGCCGACCGAAGCGGAACCGGATTCGCAACCGCCGCCATCCAATGGATAGCGTTCAGATCTTCGCGCAGCTTGTCAAAGAGTGGACCTTCCTGCTCAGAGCGAACATATTTCACGCCGAGCTCCCAGACTTGAAGGTCGTGCGGAGTCACCGTTTTGATCAACGCATGCGGATTCTCCGCGAGATTGGCGCCCGTCTTATGGAACAACTGATCCGCCACCGCAACGTGCTCGGCATCCACATGCCAAACTCTCGATAGGTTGGTTACATTTGCGATCCCTTCCGATGAACCGGTAACAAGCACAGACGGATAAACTCCGTTGAATGATGACATGATCTGTGAAGGCAGCATCCTTTATCTCCTTTCCATCAATAAGGATCCTGCATGGGGACCGGGGGTTTGCAAATAGACGGCTTTCACCTTCATGCCGATTGCAAGACAATCCGAGGCATTCATAACCTGCAAGGCAGCGAGATGGGGAAAAAATTGTGAGGCGGCATTTCGTGACCGTTCGAGAAAAGTGCAGTCATCTTCCGCGAGCGCCCTGCATCCGGCAAACGTCCCCTTGAGCTGAAACGATTCATTGTCCACTCCGGATGTCAGAAGCACGGCCAGCCATGGCTGATGCTCCAGGTAAGGTTGGATACGCAGCCATTGGCTTGTTAAGATGTAGATCCAAACCAGCTCATGCTCCAGGTGTTCCCTGACGCCGTAACCGCGGCAGCTAAGCGGCAGCCCGTTCCGATTCGCAACAGCCGCGTGAATATAGATGGGCTCGAGCCGTTCCAGGAATTGAAAAAGTTCGGCCGGGTATGTATCCATGGCGATTCTCCCTGATTTTTGATTGCTTAGCCAAATCTGCAGCACATTTGTCGCGACTATTCATCCGATGGATAAAAGTATGGCGAATCCTAAACTATAATGTACCATCTGTTGGGAATACACGCCATTCAGGAAATCTTACTGGAGCTTTCCTAAATACTCTCTCAATGTACCATTGACCTGCAGCAGTCCATTGACCGAAGGAAGAAAATCAAACAGATTGTATTTCCGCTTTTCAACCTGAATCGCTTGTACCGGCAGCGGGGTAACCTCGATCCCCTCCTTCTTGAACAGCTCAACCGATCTGGCCATGTGCGACGCCGATGTAACGAGTATGGGATGCGCGAGGTTTTTTTGTTTCAAAATTTGCGCAGCGTACCTTGCATTTTCTTGCGTCGTTCTGCTGCGGTCTTCAACAATAATCTGATCTTCGGGGACCTGCATCGCGAGCAATTCGCGTTTGGACAACCTGGCCTCGTTTCCGGCATTTGCATTGCCAAGCCCGTTGCCTCCGGATAAAATGATCGGCACATGCAGCTTGTTGTACAATTTCACCACTTCGATTACATTTAATGCCGTTTGTCCGGATAGCGACCCTTTGCCGTCAACCGTCATGACATTGGCGTTTGCCCCCTCGCCCAGCACGAGAATGCTGTCGCCCGATATTTCACTCGGAAACGGATATTGGCTTT carries:
- a CDS encoding YdcF family protein, with product MPYIIRIIYSFLLPPGIIIVLLFASSIFLFMKNYRKSSYALLICTILFYLSCLTYVGSIIHKQNQSQYPFPSEISGDSILVLGEGANANVMTVDGKGSLSGQTALNVIEVVKLYNKLHVPIILSGGNGLGNANAGNEARLSKRELLAMQVPEDQIIVEDRSRTTQENARYAAQILKQKNLAHPILVTSASHMARSVELFKKEGIEVTPLPVQAIQVEKRKYNLFDFLPSVNGLLQVNGTLREYLGKLQ